The proteins below come from a single uncultured Dethiosulfovibrio sp. genomic window:
- a CDS encoding response regulator transcription factor: protein MTIKVMVADDHQIVRKGLVMLLEAEGDMEVVAEVSDGRAALVAATELSPDVAVMDIVMPGMGGIEATRRLVKEGIAVVALSMHSDRHFVVEMFRAGAGAFLLKDCATDELAGAIRAVLDGLLYLGPSIQRSTGITLDSMEDILTNEVPKEDLTPREREVLQFIAEGKSSKDMALAMGLSIKTVDNHRQSLMNKLKLHSVADLTKYAIRMGLTGATL from the coding sequence TTGACGATAAAGGTAATGGTGGCCGACGATCATCAGATAGTCAGAAAGGGATTGGTCATGCTGTTGGAGGCCGAGGGGGATATGGAGGTAGTAGCGGAGGTCTCAGACGGTAGGGCGGCTTTGGTGGCTGCGACAGAGCTATCCCCTGATGTGGCGGTCATGGATATAGTCATGCCAGGGATGGGTGGCATAGAGGCCACCAGACGGCTGGTGAAAGAGGGTATAGCGGTGGTGGCTTTGTCTATGCACTCGGATCGCCATTTCGTGGTGGAGATGTTTAGGGCCGGTGCCGGGGCGTTCCTCCTCAAAGACTGTGCCACCGATGAGCTTGCTGGGGCTATAAGAGCTGTACTAGACGGCCTGCTCTACCTTGGCCCCAGCATCCAGCGATCCACGGGGATAACCCTGGATTCTATGGAGGATATATTGACAAACGAGGTCCCAAAGGAGGACCTCACCCCCAGAGAGAGGGAGGTCCTCCAGTTTATAGCGGAGGGGAAAAGCTCTAAAGATATGGCATTAGCCATGGGGTTAAGCATCAAGACGGTAGATAACCACAGACAGAGTCTTATGAATAAGTTGAAGTTACATTCTGTCGCTGACTTAACCAAATATGCGATCCGCATGGGGTTAACGGGGGCGACGCTTTAA
- a CDS encoding glutamine synthetase III: protein MEISRPRDIFAMNVFDRKTMKEMLPEEIFKRLLASIEGGQKLDISIADFVATAMKEWAVSKGATHYTHWFLPRTETTAEKHIAFLTTDETGSPLDSFSGAELVKSEPDASSFPSGGIRSTFEARGYSTWDPSSSAFIVRSPKGATLCIPSVFISYDGTPLDMKTPLIKSIDVAKDRAMRLLKLFGNRTVKSVEVTVGAEQEYFLVDEEKANRRPDLQFCGRTLLGAPSPLEQTVEAHYFGAIHPRILAYMEDVERDMYRMGQVLKARHNEVAPCQFEFAPDVSEGNLGCDQNHILMEIMKKMALRHKFRLLLHEKPFAGVNGSGKHLNFSLKDSEGRNLLKPSSNQRRNIQFLTFLGAFLLGMSKHSGLLRASIASPGNMHRLGGHEAPPAIMSVYLGEVLTHILDNIGKGLPDKVPSRSLIDLGLNRLPSVLAENSDRNRTSPIAFTGNKFEFRAVGSPQAISGPLTTVLAVWSSGMEEMANMIERRTVDGRMDVTDAALEAIGYAAKESAAVRFEGNAYTTEWMVEAKARGLLIAENTVEALDQYLVPENKALMSKLGIMGERELEAYHEIRTEQYVKAMDVEMGTLISMIREGVLPAITKQITLEGNGLKALPQGWEQDLGPWEKGLKDMITLKNGLITAGHRLEDLRRRAQAMDLAERARVVTEDGLPMMAAIRGMSDGAELLIAGDLWPYPRYRELFLVD from the coding sequence ATGGAGATATCCAGACCTAGAGACATTTTTGCGATGAACGTGTTCGACAGAAAGACCATGAAGGAAATGCTGCCGGAGGAGATTTTCAAACGTCTTCTGGCCTCTATAGAAGGAGGACAGAAGCTGGACATCTCCATAGCGGACTTCGTGGCCACAGCCATGAAGGAATGGGCAGTATCCAAAGGGGCCACCCACTACACCCACTGGTTTTTGCCCAGAACCGAGACCACCGCTGAAAAGCACATAGCCTTTCTAACAACCGACGAGACGGGGTCTCCTCTGGATTCCTTCAGCGGAGCAGAGCTTGTAAAAAGCGAGCCTGACGCGTCGTCGTTCCCCTCCGGCGGGATCCGCTCCACCTTTGAGGCCCGGGGATACAGCACTTGGGACCCCTCAAGCTCAGCGTTCATAGTGAGAAGTCCTAAGGGGGCGACCCTCTGCATACCGTCGGTGTTCATCTCCTACGACGGAACCCCTCTGGACATGAAGACGCCTCTCATAAAGTCCATCGACGTGGCGAAGGACAGGGCCATGAGGCTTTTGAAGCTCTTCGGAAACAGGACGGTCAAGTCGGTTGAGGTGACCGTAGGGGCGGAGCAGGAATACTTTCTGGTGGACGAGGAGAAGGCCAACAGGAGGCCAGATCTCCAGTTCTGCGGCAGAACCCTTTTAGGAGCCCCTTCCCCTTTAGAGCAGACCGTGGAGGCCCACTACTTCGGGGCCATACACCCCAGGATACTGGCCTACATGGAGGACGTAGAGAGGGATATGTACCGAATGGGGCAGGTTCTAAAGGCGAGGCACAACGAGGTGGCCCCCTGCCAGTTCGAGTTCGCCCCGGACGTCTCCGAGGGCAACCTTGGCTGCGACCAGAACCACATACTTATGGAGATAATGAAGAAGATGGCCCTGAGGCATAAGTTCAGGCTGCTCCTCCACGAAAAGCCCTTCGCAGGGGTCAACGGAAGCGGAAAACACCTGAACTTCTCCCTTAAAGACAGCGAGGGCAGAAACCTGCTTAAACCCTCTTCTAACCAGAGGAGAAACATCCAGTTTCTGACCTTTTTAGGGGCGTTTCTATTAGGCATGTCCAAACACAGCGGCCTTCTCAGGGCATCCATAGCGTCTCCAGGCAACATGCACCGGCTAGGGGGACACGAGGCACCTCCCGCCATAATGAGCGTCTACCTCGGAGAGGTACTGACCCATATACTGGACAACATAGGGAAAGGACTGCCGGATAAAGTACCCTCCCGCTCCCTCATAGATCTAGGGCTCAACAGGCTTCCGTCGGTTCTGGCGGAGAACTCGGACAGAAATCGCACATCCCCTATAGCCTTCACGGGAAACAAGTTCGAGTTTAGAGCGGTAGGATCGCCTCAGGCTATATCTGGGCCTCTCACCACAGTACTGGCGGTCTGGAGCTCCGGTATGGAGGAGATGGCGAACATGATAGAGAGGCGGACGGTAGACGGCAGAATGGACGTCACAGACGCCGCTTTAGAGGCAATAGGATACGCCGCAAAAGAGAGCGCAGCGGTGCGGTTCGAGGGAAACGCCTACACCACCGAGTGGATGGTGGAGGCCAAGGCGCGAGGGCTGCTCATAGCGGAAAATACCGTGGAGGCCCTGGACCAATATCTCGTCCCGGAGAACAAGGCCCTTATGTCAAAGCTGGGGATAATGGGAGAGAGGGAGCTAGAGGCCTACCACGAGATAAGGACCGAGCAGTATGTAAAGGCCATGGACGTGGAGATGGGGACCTTGATTTCGATGATAAGGGAAGGGGTTCTGCCCGCCATCACAAAGCAGATAACATTAGAGGGCAACGGCCTAAAGGCCCTGCCCCAGGGATGGGAGCAGGATCTAGGACCATGGGAGAAAGGCCTTAAGGACATGATAACCCTCAAAAACGGCCTGATAACCGCCGGCCACAGGCTGGAGGACCTGAGACGCAGGGCTCAGGCCATGGATCTGGCGGAGAGGGCCAGGGTCGTTACCGAGGACGGTCTGCCCATGATGGCGGCCATCAGGGGCATGAGCGACGGAGCGGAGCTTCTGATCGCTGGAGACCTCTGGCCCTATCCCAGATACAGGGAGCTTTTTTTGGTGGACTAA
- the gspG gene encoding type II secretion system major pseudopilin GspG, whose product MKRRSGFTLVEVLVVVVIIGMLAALVAPKVVGRGEEAKRTAAQVQIREIEQALDMYKLDSGMYPTTEQGLEALITKPTTSPEPRRWKEGGYVRKLPVDPWGKEFIYRQPGDHGEIDLFSCGPDGEEGGEGDGKDITNWD is encoded by the coding sequence ATGAAAAGACGATCCGGTTTTACCCTAGTTGAGGTTCTCGTCGTGGTGGTCATAATCGGCATGCTCGCCGCCCTGGTGGCCCCTAAAGTCGTAGGTCGAGGGGAAGAGGCCAAACGTACCGCCGCTCAGGTCCAGATAAGGGAGATAGAGCAGGCCCTTGACATGTACAAACTGGACAGCGGAATGTATCCTACCACCGAACAGGGCCTGGAGGCCCTTATAACCAAGCCCACCACCTCCCCTGAGCCCCGAAGATGGAAAGAAGGGGGATATGTCAGAAAGCTCCCCGTCGACCCATGGGGCAAGGAGTTCATATACCGTCAGCCCGGCGACCACGGCGAGATTGACCTGTTCTCCTGCGGTCCCGACGGCGAAGAGGGCGGCGAGGGAGACGGAAAAGACATAACCAACTGGGACTGA
- a CDS encoding cell division protein SepF, with product MWNKLFDLLGMSEDYDDEDIVITDHSRQDEVDAEIKSSKDPVEPPPPEVAPAPSLSSNEERKERIMRPLPPKAEVVLCRGEVAVELLDDMLTALRQGRLVLVDLGGVEVEDANSVLESLHQTVVASRGALFRVSKTTFLATPVKTACEEWVVEDDTSEGEGD from the coding sequence GTGTGGAACAAGCTTTTTGATCTCCTAGGAATGTCGGAGGACTACGACGACGAGGACATCGTTATAACCGATCATTCGAGACAGGACGAGGTGGATGCGGAGATAAAGTCCAGCAAAGATCCGGTGGAGCCTCCTCCCCCGGAGGTTGCCCCTGCTCCGTCCCTTTCCTCCAACGAGGAGAGGAAGGAGAGGATCATGAGGCCCCTCCCTCCTAAGGCGGAGGTGGTGCTCTGCCGAGGAGAGGTAGCTGTCGAGCTTCTGGACGATATGCTGACCGCCCTCAGACAGGGCAGGCTGGTACTGGTGGATCTAGGCGGTGTTGAAGTAGAGGATGCGAACTCGGTCTTAGAATCCCTCCATCAGACCGTAGTGGCGTCCAGAGGAGCCCTGTTTAGGGTTTCCAAGACCACCTTTTTGGCAACTCCTGTAAAGACCGCCTGTGAGGAGTGGGTAGTGGAGGACGATACCTCGGAGGGAGAGGGTGACTAG
- a CDS encoding type II secretion system protein: MARRGFTLFEMMLVVALIGIMATLVVSRIAPGEPDGLSSINRYMAQARSMAMDGGPLILEVNQGELKTLDLTEKEIPLSVKLPSGTWSLQPERIVVFKDGTVTPGTITLEGKRGKETYLLSVTARAYEAPQ; this comes from the coding sequence ATGGCTCGAAGGGGATTCACCCTTTTTGAGATGATGCTGGTGGTGGCCCTGATAGGGATCATGGCCACCTTGGTGGTCTCCCGTATAGCCCCCGGTGAACCGGACGGTTTATCGTCCATAAATCGATACATGGCCCAGGCCAGGAGCATGGCCATGGACGGTGGTCCCCTTATCCTCGAGGTTAACCAAGGGGAGCTAAAGACCCTGGATCTGACCGAAAAGGAGATTCCCCTGTCGGTCAAACTGCCCTCGGGCACCTGGTCTCTCCAGCCCGAAAGGATCGTCGTCTTTAAAGACGGCACGGTCACCCCTGGAACCATAACATTAGAGGGCAAAAGGGGCAAAGAGACCTACCTTCTTTCGGTTACCGCAAGGGCTTACGAGGCCCCTCAATGA
- a CDS encoding PAS domain S-box protein, whose amino-acid sequence MTARAYAFTVIIFLVIFIGGNRLIDDLSGDRLLNYRAARELDHLSLAARSVSDRLSMSLSHFRSISNQVARWEDWADLSALLEGVAIDEGTYFPSLLDLSWVAYDGLAHYHSSKNRSVFQQARAWGEIYMSRHVEGWREGWVAPFTVSPGLKTLGMVYPLWQKGSFLGVFVVTLDVELLLGHIAHHIGETGGGWILDGLGQVMFSKDPSEVGKNVFADGQSLFFHLGYLREDVIHRSYGKDVDRLMVWHSATVQARKLILVKTISPIAPKQVMPYRLALSFLTALVLIWLTVLFMSSRERAWEQLAMAERRYLAVVEAQTELVIRFNPDWTVTFVNRAYCNFFDLPRERIVGESLRKFLPPEDRSSLRSVLREMASDESQEAHWTQGLLDSTRWIKWNLSLVPGAWSDGSEIQAVGRDVTSTVLLQEELRRRKEAIWAILESAPVAICLVTEGAVEMVNKAGLALKDAPVVVSLAKVVMDQGYGLYGQEITLDLDGEERFMTVNVVPYGPSAKEVLVAGLDITAERRMSRQILEERDFRYRRILNSIGDAVLLCRQGRDQRYRVDLANPAAEEITGRRGINLLGMPLSTVFNATSLKRIETLIDDSNSPVSLTGGLRRTWGENIPVEMNLMVFKDDGPTVLIVMRDISERIKASARERAYARQLRNLIGRLDRLDQEKRREMASYLHDVVGQNLASVKISLGLAKRSLGPEAEVLDGAISLVNQVIDETRTMTFELASPLLDELGLVPALERLCEKLKEDHGLSVQIFHDRSWYDLDKPQRELLFRAVRELLINVAKHGQVDRAEVKLLTRGQDLVAVVSDKGVGYDPKELDRGTTNSFGLFGLKERLAQAGGKLICRSAPGEGTVATVVTKRGV is encoded by the coding sequence ATGACCGCCAGGGCCTATGCTTTTACGGTGATTATCTTCCTGGTGATATTCATCGGAGGAAATCGTTTAATCGACGATCTCAGCGGAGATAGGCTCTTAAACTATCGGGCGGCCAGGGAGCTTGATCATCTCTCTCTGGCCGCCCGATCCGTATCGGACCGGTTGTCCATGTCCCTGTCCCATTTCAGGTCCATATCGAACCAGGTAGCCCGCTGGGAGGATTGGGCCGATCTGTCCGCCCTCCTTGAGGGAGTGGCCATTGACGAGGGAACCTATTTCCCCTCCCTTTTAGATCTCTCCTGGGTGGCATATGATGGCTTGGCACACTATCATTCGTCGAAAAATCGCTCTGTGTTTCAGCAGGCCCGGGCTTGGGGGGAGATCTACATGAGCCGCCACGTCGAAGGGTGGAGGGAGGGATGGGTCGCTCCTTTTACCGTATCGCCCGGTCTAAAAACCCTGGGAATGGTCTATCCGCTATGGCAAAAGGGATCTTTTCTCGGCGTCTTTGTGGTTACACTGGACGTCGAGCTCCTCTTAGGGCATATAGCCCACCATATAGGCGAAACCGGAGGTGGCTGGATACTGGACGGTCTAGGGCAGGTTATGTTCTCAAAAGATCCGTCGGAGGTCGGTAAAAACGTCTTTGCCGACGGTCAGAGTCTTTTTTTTCATCTAGGCTATCTGAGGGAGGACGTAATCCATCGATCTTACGGAAAAGACGTGGATCGACTTATGGTGTGGCACAGTGCCACCGTACAGGCCAGAAAGCTGATTTTGGTAAAAACCATATCCCCAATTGCTCCGAAACAGGTCATGCCCTATAGATTAGCTCTGTCGTTCCTGACGGCTTTGGTCCTTATATGGCTGACCGTCCTTTTTATGTCCTCCAGGGAAAGGGCATGGGAACAGTTAGCTATGGCGGAAAGAAGGTATCTGGCGGTAGTGGAGGCTCAGACCGAACTGGTTATCCGTTTCAATCCCGATTGGACCGTTACCTTCGTCAACAGGGCATACTGTAATTTTTTCGATCTCCCTAGGGAAAGGATAGTCGGCGAATCTCTCCGAAAGTTCCTGCCCCCTGAGGATCGCTCCAGCCTGAGATCGGTCCTCAGGGAAATGGCCTCCGACGAATCCCAGGAGGCTCACTGGACTCAAGGTCTCCTTGACTCGACTCGCTGGATAAAGTGGAATCTATCGCTGGTCCCTGGGGCATGGAGCGATGGATCGGAGATACAGGCGGTAGGACGGGACGTTACCTCTACTGTCCTGCTTCAGGAGGAACTGCGAAGGAGAAAAGAGGCTATATGGGCTATCCTTGAGAGCGCCCCTGTCGCTATCTGTCTAGTCACCGAGGGAGCGGTCGAAATGGTCAACAAGGCAGGTTTAGCTCTAAAGGACGCTCCTGTGGTGGTCTCTCTAGCCAAGGTCGTTATGGATCAAGGATACGGTCTATATGGTCAAGAGATAACCCTCGATCTGGACGGTGAAGAGCGATTCATGACCGTTAACGTGGTTCCCTATGGACCTTCCGCTAAAGAGGTTCTTGTTGCCGGTTTAGACATCACAGCGGAGAGACGAATGTCCCGTCAAATACTGGAAGAGAGGGACTTCCGCTATCGCAGGATCCTAAACTCCATAGGCGATGCGGTGCTCCTCTGTCGACAGGGCAGGGACCAGCGGTACAGGGTGGATCTTGCCAATCCGGCGGCGGAGGAGATAACCGGCAGAAGGGGGATAAATCTGTTAGGTATGCCTCTGTCCACCGTTTTTAACGCTACCTCTTTAAAGCGTATAGAGACCCTTATCGATGACTCTAATTCACCTGTGTCCCTCACAGGTGGACTCAGGCGAACCTGGGGAGAGAATATTCCTGTCGAGATGAATCTGATGGTGTTCAAAGACGACGGACCTACGGTGCTCATAGTTATGAGGGATATCTCTGAGCGGATAAAGGCCAGTGCCAGAGAGAGGGCTTATGCCAGACAGCTTCGGAATCTCATAGGTCGTCTGGACCGATTGGACCAGGAGAAAAGGAGGGAAATGGCCTCCTATCTCCATGACGTAGTAGGTCAAAACCTGGCATCCGTCAAGATAAGCCTGGGATTGGCCAAGAGATCCCTTGGCCCCGAGGCAGAGGTTCTGGACGGGGCCATCTCCCTGGTGAATCAGGTTATCGACGAGACCAGGACTATGACCTTTGAGCTGGCTTCCCCCCTCCTGGACGAGCTAGGGCTCGTCCCAGCGCTGGAGCGGCTCTGTGAAAAACTCAAAGAGGACCACGGTCTGTCGGTCCAAATATTTCACGATCGGTCCTGGTATGACCTGGACAAACCTCAAAGGGAGCTTCTCTTCAGGGCGGTCAGAGAGCTTTTGATAAACGTGGCTAAACACGGTCAGGTCGATCGGGCGGAGGTAAAATTACTCACTAGAGGTCAGGATCTGGTGGCGGTTGTGTCGGACAAAGGGGTCGGTTACGATCCTAAAGAGCTGGACCGTGGAACGACCAATTCTTTCGGTCTTTTTGGTCTCAAGGAGAGATTGGCTCAGGCAGGAGGGAAGCTCATATGCCGTTCCGCACCGGGGGAGGGAACCGTAGCTACGGTAGTGACCAAGAGAGGGGTTTGA
- a CDS encoding DivIVA domain-containing protein yields MTSLVTVLDVESISFSKAIRGYNSEEVEDFLDRVADTLQYTAERQSSLEQDIKRLEDKLKEYDNLRDSLQEALLMAQRSSEERVGSARKEADAIIAEARSKAEGIISDAKARKDDILRQCDDARKTRDLFMADFRALLARFSSLVEANPGGEGELL; encoded by the coding sequence GTGACTAGCCTCGTCACGGTGCTGGATGTAGAATCTATCTCCTTTTCCAAGGCTATAAGGGGCTATAACTCCGAAGAGGTAGAGGATTTTTTAGATAGGGTGGCCGACACGTTGCAGTACACCGCCGAGCGTCAGTCCAGTCTTGAGCAGGATATCAAGAGGTTGGAGGATAAGCTCAAAGAATACGATAACCTAAGGGACTCCCTTCAGGAGGCACTGCTCATGGCTCAAAGAAGCTCGGAGGAGAGGGTTGGCTCCGCCAGGAAGGAGGCCGACGCCATTATCGCCGAGGCCAGGAGCAAGGCGGAGGGGATTATATCCGATGCCAAGGCCCGAAAGGACGATATTCTCCGTCAGTGTGACGACGCAAGAAAGACCAGAGACTTGTTCATGGCGGACTTCAGGGCCCTTCTTGCCCGATTTTCTAGCCTTGTGGAGGCCAACCCTGGAGGGGAAGGGGAGCTGCTGTGA
- a CDS encoding YggS family pyridoxal phosphate-dependent enzyme: MVDSVAIEDKVRSIFNDIKEISLRCGRGPEDVKLLAVSKTHPVEALLPAVDTALLWGLGENRVQEGESKIDVWPEGHPVDWHLIGHLQRNKARKALSLFSMIHSLDSVKLGETLDRLVQEMGLAPYPVLVEVNTSGEVAKHGVAPEDALPMLIQMIESCPGLDIQGLMTVGPLSNDRSLTARAFESLRLLRDVVSKETGLPLKELSMGMSGDFDLAIEQGSTVVRIGSSIFGVRESR; this comes from the coding sequence ATGGTAGACTCTGTGGCTATAGAGGATAAGGTTCGCTCCATCTTTAACGATATAAAAGAGATCTCCCTCAGATGCGGCAGAGGCCCTGAGGACGTAAAGTTGCTGGCGGTGAGCAAGACCCATCCGGTAGAGGCCCTGCTTCCGGCGGTGGATACAGCCCTTCTGTGGGGGCTTGGGGAGAACAGGGTTCAGGAAGGCGAATCTAAAATAGATGTGTGGCCTGAAGGTCATCCGGTGGATTGGCATCTGATAGGCCATCTCCAGAGGAACAAGGCCAGAAAGGCCCTCTCCCTTTTCTCCATGATCCACAGTCTGGACAGCGTCAAGCTAGGTGAGACCTTAGACCGGCTGGTTCAGGAGATGGGGCTGGCCCCCTATCCGGTGCTGGTTGAGGTCAATACCTCCGGCGAGGTGGCAAAACACGGTGTTGCCCCTGAGGACGCATTGCCTATGTTGATACAAATGATCGAAAGCTGCCCAGGGCTGGATATCCAGGGACTTATGACCGTAGGGCCTCTCTCCAACGATAGATCGCTCACCGCAAGGGCCTTTGAGTCGCTGAGGCTCCTTAGGGACGTTGTGTCGAAAGAGACCGGCCTCCCCCTTAAAGAGCTATCTATGGGAATGAGTGGCGATTTTGACCTGGCTATAGAGCAGGGAAGCACGGTGGTCAGGATAGGTTCGTCTATTTTTGGCGTCAGAGAAAGCAGGTGA
- a CDS encoding efflux RND transporter periplasmic adaptor subunit has translation MYGLLVLSTLLLAVAVYMAWWWHTTMSIPDLVTARPTFYRQDVPVRAVLIWREELVRSSTRGSVQYRYGSNPASISKGELIATVMKGGKGKPVYSPKRGYFIPGLDGLEGAWRYSSIWTESFSLPEVPEVMMFSDFAESRSDRVIGKLIPQPQVLRAVFYSPLTESLKLEAQSGFIEFRLDPLGSPFRGDVRVVEVMGQVLKVYMDMPFFPLSILSNRDITLYLKGGEWRGAELPESAVVIKNGKKGVFQVRGDRVFFREVRGIPMPGDRFLVYGGLNPGNLVLLNGMIGKEGRIKLW, from the coding sequence GTGTACGGGTTGCTGGTGCTTTCTACCCTGTTGCTAGCGGTGGCTGTTTATATGGCCTGGTGGTGGCACACCACTATGTCGATCCCCGATCTGGTGACAGCCAGACCGACATTCTACCGTCAGGACGTGCCGGTCAGAGCGGTCCTCATATGGAGGGAAGAGCTGGTTCGGTCCTCCACGAGAGGTTCGGTTCAGTATCGCTATGGTTCCAATCCGGCCTCTATATCCAAAGGAGAGCTTATAGCCACGGTTATGAAAGGCGGCAAAGGTAAACCGGTTTACTCCCCCAAAAGGGGATATTTTATCCCCGGCCTTGATGGTTTGGAGGGGGCGTGGCGTTATTCTTCCATATGGACTGAGTCGTTCTCCCTCCCTGAGGTGCCAGAGGTGATGATGTTCTCCGATTTCGCCGAAAGCCGGTCCGACAGGGTTATAGGAAAGCTGATCCCCCAGCCTCAGGTTTTGAGGGCGGTCTTTTACTCACCTCTGACCGAATCGCTTAAGTTGGAGGCCCAGTCGGGATTTATCGAGTTTCGTCTCGATCCCCTAGGTTCCCCTTTCAGAGGAGATGTCCGGGTGGTTGAGGTCATGGGACAGGTTTTAAAGGTCTATATGGATATGCCCTTTTTCCCCTTATCTATCCTTTCCAACCGCGATATAACCCTTTACCTTAAGGGAGGAGAATGGCGGGGGGCGGAGCTGCCCGAGTCGGCGGTTGTGATAAAGAACGGCAAAAAGGGGGTTTTCCAAGTTCGAGGGGATCGGGTCTTTTTCAGGGAGGTCCGAGGTATCCCTATGCCTGGAGACCGGTTTCTGGTCTACGGTGGCCTTAATCCCGGAAATTTAGTACTATTGAACGGAATGATAGGTAAGGAAGGAAGGATCAAGTTATGGTAG
- a CDS encoding type II secretion system F family protein: MPSYRYSAYDGKGSLKKGKIDAPGTQQAAETLALQGLVVVEITEDTSSGPKKLRHLSLDDHETFCRSLATYLKAGLPLSEALKLLERQGGKKLGFLYGSLRQAVEGGRRLSSALRDSGCFDDNICSMVESGERGGTLDQVLQQAVGLYSMQASLRRKLQSAMTYPVIMMAVGLGVVGFLMAYVVPKVAVLFSDMGRVLPMPTRILMFLSDLFQMAGIPVLIGALVLFVLVKTGRVRLKIPLFKGIKENIVLSLVTSNLSSLIRSGIPLVQALRMSAVLDPKKERWITVSDQIKGGLRFEKALEKDGTFDEDLVYFVRIGEMGGDLAGSLEQISLTRWERAKSSMERMANLIEPIMVLFLGTVVGFVVVAILLPIFDISSFVG; the protein is encoded by the coding sequence ATGCCATCCTATAGATACAGCGCCTACGACGGCAAGGGAAGCCTCAAAAAAGGCAAAATAGACGCACCAGGAACCCAGCAGGCCGCCGAGACCCTGGCCCTCCAGGGACTGGTGGTGGTGGAGATCACCGAGGATACATCTTCAGGTCCTAAAAAGCTTCGCCACCTCTCACTTGACGACCACGAGACCTTCTGTCGATCTTTGGCCACATACCTAAAGGCCGGTCTTCCTCTGTCGGAAGCCCTGAAACTCCTTGAGAGGCAGGGAGGAAAAAAACTGGGATTTCTCTACGGCTCCCTCCGGCAGGCGGTGGAGGGAGGTAGGCGGCTCTCCTCCGCCCTCAGAGACTCAGGATGTTTCGACGACAACATATGCAGCATGGTCGAATCCGGCGAGAGGGGAGGAACCTTGGACCAGGTGCTTCAACAGGCGGTGGGACTCTACTCCATGCAGGCATCCCTGAGGAGAAAGCTCCAGTCCGCCATGACCTATCCTGTAATAATGATGGCAGTCGGGTTAGGTGTCGTAGGATTCCTCATGGCCTACGTCGTCCCTAAAGTGGCGGTCCTCTTCTCCGATATGGGCAGGGTCCTTCCTATGCCTACCAGAATACTTATGTTCCTGTCGGATCTGTTTCAGATGGCGGGGATACCGGTCCTTATAGGGGCGCTGGTCCTTTTCGTCCTCGTCAAGACCGGCAGGGTAAGGCTCAAAATCCCTCTGTTTAAAGGCATAAAGGAAAACATCGTCCTCTCTCTGGTTACCTCCAATCTCTCGTCGCTTATCAGGTCCGGGATCCCTCTGGTCCAGGCCCTCAGGATGAGCGCTGTCTTGGACCCAAAGAAAGAAAGGTGGATAACCGTCTCGGACCAGATAAAAGGGGGGCTTAGGTTTGAAAAGGCCCTTGAGAAAGACGGCACTTTCGACGAAGACCTGGTCTACTTCGTCCGAATCGGCGAGATGGGAGGGGACCTAGCGGGCTCTCTGGAGCAGATATCCCTCACCCGATGGGAAAGGGCCAAGTCCAGCATGGAGAGAATGGCAAACCTTATAGAGCCGATCATGGTCCTCTTTCTGGGAACCGTGGTTGGATTCGTCGTGGTCGCCATACTGTTGCCTATATTCGACATATCCAGCTTCGTTGGCTAA